A window of the Zonotrichia leucophrys gambelii isolate GWCS_2022_RI chromosome 18, RI_Zleu_2.0, whole genome shotgun sequence genome harbors these coding sequences:
- the PECAM1 gene encoding platelet endothelial cell adhesion molecule isoform X4, with translation MYLALLVIFLQCSELYAQGKVYQVFTFNGVKIKVEPSDKVKNGAPMSIICHADISKNTDFQLKHNFTFFKDGKLVFMSISDKEDARYEIPVAKSADTGDYECRVKAGDKVVISKPTYVWVAGMTKPVLTADKKEVSEGEIVKLRCELPEEVPPLEFYFRKIKTNSEPIAKRVAEQNQNFSEMEYYVEAGDNILQFDCFGKRQVKSGWESSQHSNKTLVTVKEPFRKPTLITKPSNNLTEGDIIEFECSTVATEMRGVEIIFQKNRTILNSIRDKGTLKYSTLATQEDSGEYLCKVEQGAVSKTTKLNVFVSELFPRPTLSASMTQLDENKDLILNCSINGSRKANFSILRKSSSGDILLKRSRILAIKVNVNDTGSYTCKAEVKGIVKESKPVRISVYAPVSKPTLSVVSGSPEVVLGKPLQLICHSVMGTPPITFTFYKGDEIKKNVTNDTFATFLDEDIGLNDNGGYKCDARNNHSSGVKTSNILNVTVIVPIRSASLGSVPYGEVEVGSDTAFLCSVKEGSWPIHFKIFKKTDQEELLYEAREYSDRTIWHKKTMKRRDTGTYYCMASNRASVDVRSRPITISVILAAWQKGVIAAFVLTALAGAGAVVLWWFLRKKKKAKGPSMEMSGSALTPSLASEKLTRPPSDGNYYSGSGYIEDNENHMKSTDESKGPDLESAEVDYTEVEVSTLDPHRDSMENRHSQRIYGHPDAT, from the exons ATGTATCTTGCTCTTCTGGTGATTTTCTTGCAGT gtTCAGAACTTTACGCTCAGGGGAAAG tCTATCAAGTTTTTACTTTCAACGGAGTTAAAATCAAGGTTGAACCATCTGACAAAGTGAAGAATGGAGCTCCAATGTCAATCATCTGCCATGCTGATATTAGCAAAAATACTGATTTCCAGCTGAAGcacaatttcacattttttaagGATGGGAAGCTTGTGTTTATGTCCATATCAGACAAAGAAGATGCACGGTATGAAATACCCGTGGCCAAGTCTGCAGACACAGGAGACTATGAATGTAGGGTGAAAGCAGGTGACAAGGTGGTTATCAGTAAGCCCACCTATGTTTGGGTTGCAG GAATGACCAAACCAGTCCTGACTGCTGACAAAAAAGAAGTTTCAGAGGGTGAAATTGTGAAATTACGTTGTGAGCTGCCAGAAGAAGTCCCTCCTTTAGAGTTCTATTTCCGCAAGATAAAGACAAATTCAGAGCCTATAGCAAAACGTGTagctgaacaaaaccaaaatttttctgaaatggaatATTATGTTGAAGCAGGAGATAATATTTTACAATTTGATTGCTTTGGCAAGAGACAAGTAAAATCTGGATGGGAGAGCTCCCAACACAGCAACAAAACACTTGTTACAGTCAAGG AACCATTTAGAAAGCCCACTCTGATCACCAAGCCCTCCAATAACCTTACAGAAGGAGACATTATAGAATTTGAATGCTCAACCGTGGCAACTGAAATGCGTGGCGTTGAAATCATCttccagaaaaacagaacaataCTGAACAGTATACGAGATAAGGGAACTCTGAAATACTCTACATTAGCTACTCAAGAGGACAGTGGTGAATACCTGTGTAAGGTGGAGCAAGGAGCAGTGTCTAAAACCACCAAACTGAATGTCTTTGTGTCAG AATTATTTCCCAGACCAACACTATCTGCTTCTATGACTCAGTTGgatgaaaataaagatttaattttGAACTGCAGCATTAATGGTTCACGGAAAGCCAACTTCTCTATCCTACGGAAAAGTTCCAGTGGAGACATCCTGCTGAAAAGATCTAGAATCTTAGCAATTAAAGTTAATGTGAATGATACTGGATCTTACACCTGCAAAGCTGAAGTAAAAGGAATAGTCAAGGAGAGCAAACCTGTAAGGATAAGTGTTTATG CTCCAGTCTCCAAGCCAACTCTTTCTGTTGTCAGTGGCTCACCAGAGGTGGTATTAGGGAAGCCTCTACAATTAATCTGCCATTCAGTGATGGGAACACCACCAATAACATTCACATTCTACAAAGGGgatgaaattaagaaaaatgtaaCTAATGACACATTTGCTACATTCCTGGATGAAGATATTGGACTAAATGACAATGGAGGGTACAAATGTGATGCTAGAAACAATCACTCCAGTGGTGTGAAAACTAGCAATATTCTAAATGTCACAGTGATAG TACCAATCAGGAGTGCCAGTTTGGGCAGTGTTCCGTATGGAGAAGTAGAAGTTGGCAGTGATActgctttcctctgctctgtgaaGGAAGGATCTTGGCCAATTCACttcaagatttttaaaaaaactgatCAGGAAGAACTTCTATATGAAGCAAGGGAATATTCAGACAGAACCATATGGCACAAGAAAACAATGAagaggagggacacagggacctATTATTGCATGGCCTCGAACCGAGCCAGCGTGGACGTGAGGAGCCGTCCAATAACCATCAGTG TCATCTTAGCAGCTTGGCAGAAAGGAGTCATTGCTGCATTTGTCctgacagccctggcaggagcaggagcagtcgttttgtggtggtttttgcGTAAGAAGAAAAAGG CTAAAGGACCATCCATGGAGATGTCTGG ttctgCCTTGACTCCAAGCTTGGCAAGTGAAAAACTAACAAGACCGCCCAGTGATGGAAACTACTATTCAG GATCAGGTTACATTGAAGATAATGAAAACCACATGAAATCAACAGATGAGAGTAAAG GACCTGACCTTGAGAGTGCTGAGGTGGATTACACTGAAGTCGAAGTCTCCACGCTTGATCCTCACAGAG
- the PECAM1 gene encoding platelet endothelial cell adhesion molecule isoform X2: protein MYLALLVIFLQCSELYAQGKVYQVFTFNGVKIKVEPSDKVKNGAPMSIICHADISKNTDFQLKHNFTFFKDGKLVFMSISDKEDARYEIPVAKSADTGDYECRVKAGDKVVISKPTYVWVAGMTKPVLTADKKEVSEGEIVKLRCELPEEVPPLEFYFRKIKTNSEPIAKRVAEQNQNFSEMEYYVEAGDNILQFDCFGKRQVKSGWESSQHSNKTLVTVKEPFRKPTLITKPSNNLTEGDIIEFECSTVATEMRGVEIIFQKNRTILNSIRDKGTLKYSTLATQEDSGEYLCKVEQGAVSKTTKLNVFVSELFPRPTLSASMTQLDENKDLILNCSINGSRKANFSILRKSSSGDILLKRSRILAIKVNVNDTGSYTCKAEVKGIVKESKPVRISVYAPVSKPTLSVVSGSPEVVLGKPLQLICHSVMGTPPITFTFYKGDEIKKNVTNDTFATFLDEDIGLNDNGGYKCDARNNHSSGVKTSNILNVTVIVPIRSASLGSVPYGEVEVGSDTAFLCSVKEGSWPIHFKIFKKTDQEELLYEAREYSDRTIWHKKTMKRRDTGTYYCMASNRASVDVRSRPITISVILAAWQKGVIAAFVLTALAGAGAVVLWWFLRKKKKAKGPSMEMSGSALTPSLASEKLTRPPSDGNYYSGSGYIEDNENHMKSTDESKGPDLESAEVDYTEVEVSTLDPHRAPEQKGTETVYSEIRKTNNDSMENRHSRIYGHPDAT from the exons ATGTATCTTGCTCTTCTGGTGATTTTCTTGCAGT gtTCAGAACTTTACGCTCAGGGGAAAG tCTATCAAGTTTTTACTTTCAACGGAGTTAAAATCAAGGTTGAACCATCTGACAAAGTGAAGAATGGAGCTCCAATGTCAATCATCTGCCATGCTGATATTAGCAAAAATACTGATTTCCAGCTGAAGcacaatttcacattttttaagGATGGGAAGCTTGTGTTTATGTCCATATCAGACAAAGAAGATGCACGGTATGAAATACCCGTGGCCAAGTCTGCAGACACAGGAGACTATGAATGTAGGGTGAAAGCAGGTGACAAGGTGGTTATCAGTAAGCCCACCTATGTTTGGGTTGCAG GAATGACCAAACCAGTCCTGACTGCTGACAAAAAAGAAGTTTCAGAGGGTGAAATTGTGAAATTACGTTGTGAGCTGCCAGAAGAAGTCCCTCCTTTAGAGTTCTATTTCCGCAAGATAAAGACAAATTCAGAGCCTATAGCAAAACGTGTagctgaacaaaaccaaaatttttctgaaatggaatATTATGTTGAAGCAGGAGATAATATTTTACAATTTGATTGCTTTGGCAAGAGACAAGTAAAATCTGGATGGGAGAGCTCCCAACACAGCAACAAAACACTTGTTACAGTCAAGG AACCATTTAGAAAGCCCACTCTGATCACCAAGCCCTCCAATAACCTTACAGAAGGAGACATTATAGAATTTGAATGCTCAACCGTGGCAACTGAAATGCGTGGCGTTGAAATCATCttccagaaaaacagaacaataCTGAACAGTATACGAGATAAGGGAACTCTGAAATACTCTACATTAGCTACTCAAGAGGACAGTGGTGAATACCTGTGTAAGGTGGAGCAAGGAGCAGTGTCTAAAACCACCAAACTGAATGTCTTTGTGTCAG AATTATTTCCCAGACCAACACTATCTGCTTCTATGACTCAGTTGgatgaaaataaagatttaattttGAACTGCAGCATTAATGGTTCACGGAAAGCCAACTTCTCTATCCTACGGAAAAGTTCCAGTGGAGACATCCTGCTGAAAAGATCTAGAATCTTAGCAATTAAAGTTAATGTGAATGATACTGGATCTTACACCTGCAAAGCTGAAGTAAAAGGAATAGTCAAGGAGAGCAAACCTGTAAGGATAAGTGTTTATG CTCCAGTCTCCAAGCCAACTCTTTCTGTTGTCAGTGGCTCACCAGAGGTGGTATTAGGGAAGCCTCTACAATTAATCTGCCATTCAGTGATGGGAACACCACCAATAACATTCACATTCTACAAAGGGgatgaaattaagaaaaatgtaaCTAATGACACATTTGCTACATTCCTGGATGAAGATATTGGACTAAATGACAATGGAGGGTACAAATGTGATGCTAGAAACAATCACTCCAGTGGTGTGAAAACTAGCAATATTCTAAATGTCACAGTGATAG TACCAATCAGGAGTGCCAGTTTGGGCAGTGTTCCGTATGGAGAAGTAGAAGTTGGCAGTGATActgctttcctctgctctgtgaaGGAAGGATCTTGGCCAATTCACttcaagatttttaaaaaaactgatCAGGAAGAACTTCTATATGAAGCAAGGGAATATTCAGACAGAACCATATGGCACAAGAAAACAATGAagaggagggacacagggacctATTATTGCATGGCCTCGAACCGAGCCAGCGTGGACGTGAGGAGCCGTCCAATAACCATCAGTG TCATCTTAGCAGCTTGGCAGAAAGGAGTCATTGCTGCATTTGTCctgacagccctggcaggagcaggagcagtcgttttgtggtggtttttgcGTAAGAAGAAAAAGG CTAAAGGACCATCCATGGAGATGTCTGG ttctgCCTTGACTCCAAGCTTGGCAAGTGAAAAACTAACAAGACCGCCCAGTGATGGAAACTACTATTCAG GATCAGGTTACATTGAAGATAATGAAAACCACATGAAATCAACAGATGAGAGTAAAG GACCTGACCTTGAGAGTGCTGAGGTGGATTACACTGAAGTCGAAGTCTCCACGCTTGATCCTCACAGAG